Part of the Sodalinema gerasimenkoae IPPAS B-353 genome is shown below.
CATGGGGTTCCCTTGCAGGCGGGGGAGGGGTTATCCTGTCGCCCCGATTAGAACTCAAGGCCATGGGCATTCTTTGAGGGGTCTGACCCTGAGGTCGGCGATCGCGACTACCCTAAAAGGGTATGTTGTTTTGGATTAGCCTGAGCCACATCAGGGTATCTGCCTGGCAAATCTATGAATCAATTGAGATGGCGACGGGATCTCCAGGGTATATTGACATTTTTAAAAACCTGTGCTAGCTACCGTTCACCCAAAATTCCTGAGTACGAGACTTGGCGTAATCGCTTTGTCCGTCATCGTCTCAGTTTGGGGGTCTGGTTGGTGGGGTTGGTCTATGTCTCGTTTCTGATCCTGGAACTGTGGAATTTATACTTCGACCCCGAGGCGTTTGACCCTATGTGGTTGACAACGCAACTGAGTACCTTGATGGCCATGGTGGTCTGTGGCTTGCTGGTGCGATCGCCCTGGGGACAACGTCATAGTGGGGGAGTCTTCTTACTCTTTTCGGGAACCATTAGCCTGATTCCCTTGGTTCAGCGGGCCCTTGCGGGTCTGTTGGAACCGTCCCTTCTCGTCTGGCCCGCTATTTTTCTGGGACAGGCCACCTTAATTCCCGTACGTTGGCGTTTGCATAGTCTCGCGCAACTGATCGCCTTGGGAAGCTATCTGGTCTTGAACCAGGTGTTTCAGATTCCCTCCCAGATTCCCTTGGTAAACCTGGGGTCTTTAGGCCTATGGATTTATTTGGGTTGGATTTGTGTGATCTGCAATTTATCTGTTTATCTTTACGAACGACTGCGGCGATCGGACTTTACGGCCCGCAAGCAGTTAGAAGAGGCCTATCACCGTATTGCCCAGGAACAGGAGCGTTCAGAAAAGCTTCTGCTGAATATCCTGCCCCATACCATTGCTCAACGACTGAAAGAACAGACGGAATATGTGGCGATCGCCGATAGTTTCAGTCATGCGGGGGTCTTATTTGCCGATATCGTCGGCTTTACGGCGCTATCGAGTAAAGTCTCTCCCCCGGAACTGGTGCAACTGCTGAATGAGATTTTTTCCGAGTTCGATCGCCTCGCCGATTTCCATGGACTCGAAAAAATCAAAACCATCGGCGACGCCTATATGGTGGTCTCTGGTTTACCCGAGGCCCGAGACGACTACGCCGAGGCGATCGCCGATATGGCCTTAGATATGCGAGACGCCTTAGTTCAGTTCAATCAGCAGCACCAACAGGAGGATTATCCCGCCTTTTCGATGCGCGTGGGGATTGCGATCGGTCCCGTGGTGGCTGGGGTCATCGGTCTGAAAAAGTTTATCTATGACCTCTGGGGAGACACCGTCAACCTGGCCAGTCGCATGGAATCCCACGGCTTACCCGATAGCATCCAGGTCACCCAGGAAACCTATCAGGCCCTCAAACAGAACTATCACCTGGACTATCGCGGCGAAATCGAGATTAAGGGCAAAGGCAAAACCCCCACCTACCTCCTCCTGAAAAAATCTCCAAAACCCTCATCTGAAGAGCGATTCAACTCCCGTTAGCTCCAAAATTGCCAAAAAAAAACGCCCAAGACCGAAATCTGGGCGTTGCCATCAGGGTGCATCTACTAAACACACTATAGCGGTGGGGGGTCTGACCCCGCAACCCTATTAACAAAACTTTACATTTTGAAGCAAAAAAAGGGGGAAGAGAAGGCAAGAGGGGGAACCACAGAGTCACAGAGGACACAGAGGCAGAAGAGAGGGAGAGAGATAGATATAGAGATAGGGATGGGGTTCACCCCTATTCCGGTGTTCCCTTATGCATGCCTCTTGCCTCTTGCCTCTTGCCTTCTTCCTCCCTATTCCCTACAACGGCCGATAGACCCGATAATTGATGCTCGGGAAGATATTATCAATGGCTTCGACCTTCTCGATCCAGCCTGAGTCAATCTTGCCGACTTGGACATCATCATAGATTTTGTGGAAGCGCATCAAATGGGAGCGAGTCCGGCGAACCGCATAGGGAACCATGGTTCCTGTACGCATAATGAAGGCCCAGTCTGACGATTGTGCCAACAGCAGTTCTCGGGCCGCTTGGTTGAGGGCGCGCCATTCCAACTCATCCGCCGGTTCACGCTTACTCAGTTCAATCATCCGTTCCGTAGCCTTGTGCAGATGGGGATAGACCCAGGCATTAGTATCATTGAGCCAGTATTCATGGAAGCCCCGGAAGCCCCAACTCGACTGGGAAGGTTTACAAACTTGCTGGTTGGGTTCCATCCGTAAGTAATCTGCCAGATGGGTCATGTCATAAGTATTCTGGTCATACCAGGACTTGCGGAAGAGATAGTCGATAAACCAGGGGCCTTCATACCACCAGTGACCAAATAACTCCGCATCGTAGGGAGACACCACCATCGGCGGACGGCCCATAATGCCATGGAGATGGGAAACTTGACGTTCCCGGTTGAACATGAAGTTCGAGGCATGTTCCGCCGCCTTCTCCCGGGCCCAATAGGGGTCATAGAGGGCTTTCTGACTTAAATCTAGCCCCCGTCCCGTGATTTTGTGGTACTTGATGCCCGTGTTTTTCCGTTGGCCGTTGGGCATGATGTAAGGCTTGATGTAGTCATACTCAGCCTCCCAGCCCAAGTCCTTATAGAACTCCCGATATTCTGGCGCACCGGGATATCCCACCTCAGAGGACCAGACTTGTTGTGAGGATTCATGATCCCGGCCAAACACCGCCACCCCGCTTTCAGTGAAGATGGGGGCATAGGTACCAAAACGGGGTCGAGGGCGGGCGTAGAGAATCCCATGACCATCGGTGAGGAAATAGCGCAGGCCCGCATCGGCGA
Proteins encoded:
- a CDS encoding adenylate/guanylate cyclase domain-containing protein gives rise to the protein MNQLRWRRDLQGILTFLKTCASYRSPKIPEYETWRNRFVRHRLSLGVWLVGLVYVSFLILELWNLYFDPEAFDPMWLTTQLSTLMAMVVCGLLVRSPWGQRHSGGVFLLFSGTISLIPLVQRALAGLLEPSLLVWPAIFLGQATLIPVRWRLHSLAQLIALGSYLVLNQVFQIPSQIPLVNLGSLGLWIYLGWICVICNLSVYLYERLRRSDFTARKQLEEAYHRIAQEQERSEKLLLNILPHTIAQRLKEQTEYVAIADSFSHAGVLFADIVGFTALSSKVSPPELVQLLNEIFSEFDRLADFHGLEKIKTIGDAYMVVSGLPEARDDYAEAIADMALDMRDALVQFNQQHQQEDYPAFSMRVGIAIGPVVAGVIGLKKFIYDLWGDTVNLASRMESHGLPDSIQVTQETYQALKQNYHLDYRGEIEIKGKGKTPTYLLLKKSPKPSSEERFNSR
- a CDS encoding glycoside hydrolase family 57 protein, whose translation is MVTGYVSLVLHAHLPFVRHPESDYVLEEEWLYEAITETYIPLLRVFEGLKQDGIDFKMTMSMTPPLVSMLRDPLLQERYDAHLALLQDLVEKEIVHNEHNGHLRYLAEHYATEFAETRKTWEKYQGDLVLAFKQFLDSNNLEIITCGATHGYLPLMKMYPQAVWAQVKVAAEHYEENFGRPPSGIWLPECAYFEGLERMIADAGLRYFLTDGHGILYARPRPRFGTYAPIFTESGVAVFGRDHESSQQVWSSEVGYPGAPEYREFYKDLGWEAEYDYIKPYIMPNGQRKNTGIKYHKITGRGLDLSQKALYDPYWAREKAAEHASNFMFNRERQVSHLHGIMGRPPMVVSPYDAELFGHWWYEGPWFIDYLFRKSWYDQNTYDMTHLADYLRMEPNQQVCKPSQSSWGFRGFHEYWLNDTNAWVYPHLHKATERMIELSKREPADELEWRALNQAARELLLAQSSDWAFIMRTGTMVPYAVRRTRSHLMRFHKIYDDVQVGKIDSGWIEKVEAIDNIFPSINYRVYRPL